The following proteins come from a genomic window of Deinococcus sp. KSM4-11:
- a CDS encoding acetylxylan esterase translates to MALFDLPLEQLRTYRAPGRAPTDFDSFWSATLTEARTHDLQATFTAVDTPYVTVDVFDVTFAGWDGQPVKGWLTLPRARSAPLPCVVEFIGYGGGRGLATDHLSYASLGYAHLLMDTRGQGSVWRQGDTPDDAPGAGPQIPGFMTRGIQSRETYYYRRVFTDAVRAVETARSHAEIDASRIAVAGGSQGGGIALAAAGLTDVQLCLPDVPFLCHYDRATRIVDSYPYGEIVNYLKTHKGRVEDVFSVLAYFDGVHFAARAQASALFSVGLMDDICPPSTVYAAFNAYAGQKDIRVYEFNRHEGGENVHGGERMAFLHAHWRP, encoded by the coding sequence ATGGCACTCTTCGACCTACCCCTCGAGCAACTCCGCACCTACCGCGCGCCCGGCCGCGCTCCGACCGACTTCGACAGCTTCTGGTCGGCCACGCTGACCGAAGCGCGCACGCACGATCTGCAGGCGACCTTTACCGCCGTCGACACGCCGTACGTCACGGTGGACGTGTTCGACGTCACCTTTGCCGGGTGGGATGGGCAGCCGGTGAAGGGCTGGTTGACCCTGCCGCGCGCACGTTCCGCCCCGCTGCCGTGTGTGGTGGAATTTATCGGCTATGGCGGCGGGCGCGGCCTGGCCACCGATCACCTGAGCTACGCCAGCCTCGGCTACGCGCACCTGCTGATGGACACGCGCGGGCAGGGCAGCGTGTGGCGGCAGGGCGACACCCCGGACGACGCGCCGGGTGCCGGGCCGCAGATTCCCGGCTTCATGACGCGGGGAATCCAGTCGCGCGAGACGTACTACTACCGCCGGGTGTTCACGGACGCCGTGCGGGCCGTGGAGACCGCCCGTTCGCATGCGGAGATCGACGCCTCCCGCATCGCCGTGGCGGGCGGCAGCCAGGGCGGCGGCATCGCGCTTGCGGCCGCGGGCCTGACCGACGTGCAGCTGTGCCTGCCGGACGTGCCGTTCCTGTGCCACTACGACCGCGCGACCCGGATCGTGGACAGCTACCCCTACGGCGAGATCGTCAATTACCTCAAGACCCACAAGGGACGCGTGGAGGACGTCTTCAGTGTCCTCGCGTACTTCGACGGCGTGCATTTTGCCGCGCGCGCCCAGGCCTCGGCCCTGTTCTCGGTGGGCCTGATGGACGACATCTGTCCGCCCAGTACCGTGTACGCGGCCTTCAACGCCTACGCGGGCCAGAAGGACATCCGGGTGTACGAGTTCAACCGCCATGAGGGCGGAGAGAACGTGCACGGTGGGGAGCGGATGGCGTTCCTGCACGCGCACTGGCGACCCTGA
- a CDS encoding SRPBCC family protein yields MSGAITVTTDIDAPLDAVWTAWTAPEHITQWNQASPDWHCPKASNDLRPGGLFSSTMAARDGSFEFEFGGEHTAVVPHERIESRLGDGRTMQVVFEAQGAHRTRVTETFEPEGQNPVEMQRAGWQAILDTFRQHVEGTLA; encoded by the coding sequence ATGAGCGGAGCAATCACGGTCACGACGGACATCGACGCCCCGCTGGACGCCGTATGGACGGCGTGGACAGCGCCGGAGCACATCACCCAGTGGAACCAGGCGAGCCCGGACTGGCACTGCCCGAAGGCGAGCAACGACCTGCGGCCGGGCGGCCTGTTCTCGTCGACCATGGCGGCTCGGGACGGCAGTTTTGAATTCGAGTTCGGCGGTGAGCACACGGCCGTCGTACCGCATGAGCGGATCGAATCGCGCCTCGGCGATGGCCGCACCATGCAGGTCGTCTTCGAGGCGCAGGGAGCCCACCGAACCCGCGTCACGGAGACCTTCGAGCCCGAGGGGCAGAACCCGGTCGAGATGCAGCGTGCGGGCTGGCAGGCCATCCTCGACACCTTCCGGCAGCACGTCGAGGGCACGCTGGCGTGA
- a CDS encoding SMP-30/gluconolactonase/LRE family protein: MTPVTTEHPFPGLEALIPAHARLEHLAAGGTWTEGPVCQDDGSVLWSDIPGNRVLSWHPERGQAVFLHPAHFHNGHTRDASGALYACSHGERAVLKSTDQGQSWQAIATHHEGRRLNSPNDIIVAPDGAVWFTDPPYGLIQPHEGYGGEQEQPGCFVYRLDPSTGEVTAKITDMIRPNGLALSPDARTLYVTDTSRSHDPEGHHHIRAYPLAGDTVGAGRSFAVVDPGLPDGIRVDEYGNVWSSSGGGVQVYAPDGRRLGVVPVPEVIGNLTFSHTEAYLYIAATTSLYRVAVSVKGNAF, from the coding sequence ATGACCCCTGTGACGACGGAACATCCCTTTCCTGGCCTGGAGGCGCTGATACCCGCACACGCCCGCCTGGAGCACCTCGCGGCGGGCGGGACGTGGACGGAAGGGCCGGTGTGCCAGGACGACGGCAGCGTCTTGTGGAGCGACATTCCCGGCAACCGCGTGCTGTCGTGGCACCCGGAACGCGGTCAGGCCGTGTTCCTGCACCCCGCTCACTTTCACAACGGGCACACCCGCGACGCCTCGGGGGCGCTGTATGCCTGCTCGCATGGTGAACGGGCCGTCCTGAAGTCGACCGACCAGGGGCAGTCGTGGCAGGCCATCGCCACGCACCATGAGGGCCGGCGCCTGAACAGTCCCAACGACATCATCGTCGCGCCAGACGGAGCCGTGTGGTTCACGGATCCGCCCTACGGATTGATCCAGCCGCACGAGGGCTACGGCGGCGAGCAGGAGCAGCCGGGCTGCTTCGTGTACCGCCTCGACCCGTCCACTGGCGAGGTCACGGCGAAGATCACGGACATGATCCGCCCGAACGGCCTGGCCCTCAGTCCGGATGCCCGGACGCTGTATGTCACCGATACCAGCCGGAGCCACGATCCGGAGGGACACCACCACATCCGTGCGTATCCCCTGGCCGGTGACACGGTCGGCGCAGGTCGATCCTTCGCCGTCGTTGATCCCGGCCTGCCCGACGGCATCCGCGTCGACGAGTACGGCAACGTCTGGTCGAGCAGTGGCGGCGGCGTGCAGGTCTACGCGCCGGATGGCCGCCGGCTGGGCGTGGTGCCGGTGCCCGAGGTGATCGGCAACCTGACCTTCAGCCACACCGAGGCCTATCTGTACATTGCCGCGACGACCAGCCTGTACCGCGTCGCGGTCAGCGTGAAGGGCAACGCTTTCTGA
- a CDS encoding NAD(P)-dependent oxidoreductase: MTTRPRVALIGTGLMGRPMAGRLLDAGLPLTVSNRSAPSLDALDALGATRADSPAQAARDADIVLTMLPNGGVVTDVLIRGGVFAAARPGTLFIDMSSVHPAIARDLGAQAATRGLRFMDAPVSGGITGAQQGTLAIMVGGTEALLEEARPVLLALGTPRLVGPVGSGQLCKLVNQVIVAVTIGAVAEGLTLAKAGGADPARVREAIMGGFCQSRILSEHGARMVEQRFTPGGTIAYQIKDLDAALDVARTVGAVLPLTARARELFAAYAAGDDGARAGDDHSALIRHIEALSGLRPEQA, from the coding sequence ATGACGACACGGCCAAGGGTGGCGCTGATCGGCACGGGCCTGATGGGTCGGCCGATGGCCGGACGCCTGCTCGACGCGGGCCTGCCGCTGACCGTGTCGAACCGCTCAGCCCCGTCGCTGGACGCGCTGGACGCCCTGGGCGCCACACGGGCCGACAGCCCCGCCCAGGCCGCGCGGGACGCCGACATCGTCTTGACCATGCTGCCGAACGGCGGCGTCGTCACGGACGTGCTGATCCGCGGCGGGGTCTTTGCGGCGGCCCGGCCCGGCACGCTGTTCATCGACATGAGCAGCGTTCATCCGGCCATCGCCCGCGATCTGGGGGCGCAGGCGGCCACGCGCGGACTGCGCTTCATGGACGCCCCCGTCAGCGGCGGCATCACGGGCGCGCAGCAGGGCACCCTGGCGATCATGGTGGGCGGCACCGAGGCCCTGCTGGAGGAGGCCCGGCCGGTGCTGTTGGCACTGGGCACCCCCAGGCTGGTCGGCCCGGTTGGGAGTGGGCAGCTGTGCAAACTGGTCAATCAGGTAATCGTGGCGGTCACCATCGGCGCGGTCGCCGAGGGCCTGACGCTGGCGAAGGCGGGCGGCGCCGACCCGGCCCGCGTGCGCGAGGCGATCATGGGGGGATTCTGCCAGAGCCGGATCCTGAGCGAACACGGCGCGCGCATGGTCGAGCAGCGGTTTACCCCCGGCGGCACCATCGCCTACCAGATCAAGGATCTGGACGCCGCGCTGGACGTGGCGCGCACCGTCGGCGCGGTTCTGCCCCTGACGGCCCGCGCCCGCGAGCTGTTCGCCGCATACGCCGCTGGCGATGATGGCGCGCGGGCTGGCGACGACCACAGCGCCCTGATCCGCCACATCGAGGCACTGAGTGGCCTGCGGCCGGAGCAGGCCTGA
- a CDS encoding SDR family oxidoreductase produces the protein MNLFDLTGKRALITGSGGGIGLALARGLAEHGAQVVLNGRDPARLDVAATQLRAEGHAVETVPFDVTDEAAVIAGVAQVLAGGELHILINNAGIQRRTPLTDVTLELWNEVLTANLTAAMLVSREVAPHLLARGSGKVVNILSLMSELGRKTIAPYTAAKGGLKMLTRAMCAEWAAGGVQVNGIGPGYFTTEMNQALLADAAFTTWIEARTPAGRWGDPSELVGAAVFLSSEASNFVNGQVVYVDGGLLAVL, from the coding sequence ATGAATCTGTTCGACCTGACCGGAAAACGCGCCCTGATCACCGGCAGCGGCGGTGGCATCGGCCTGGCACTCGCACGTGGGCTGGCGGAGCACGGCGCGCAGGTCGTGCTGAACGGCCGCGATCCGGCCAGGCTGGACGTGGCCGCCACCCAGCTGCGTGCTGAGGGTCATGCCGTCGAGACGGTGCCCTTCGACGTGACCGACGAGGCCGCCGTGATCGCGGGCGTCGCGCAGGTGCTCGCGGGCGGTGAGCTGCACATCCTGATCAACAACGCGGGCATCCAGCGCCGCACGCCGCTGACAGACGTGACGCTTGAACTGTGGAACGAGGTGCTGACAGCCAACCTGACGGCCGCCATGCTCGTCTCCCGCGAGGTCGCGCCGCACCTGCTGGCGCGTGGGAGCGGCAAGGTCGTGAACATCCTGTCGCTGATGAGTGAATTGGGCCGGAAAACCATTGCGCCGTACACGGCGGCCAAGGGTGGCCTGAAGATGCTGACGCGCGCCATGTGTGCCGAGTGGGCGGCCGGCGGCGTGCAGGTCAACGGGATCGGGCCCGGGTATTTCACCACCGAGATGAATCAAGCCCTGCTGGCCGACGCCGCCTTCACCACTTGGATCGAGGCGCGCACGCCGGCAGGCCGCTGGGGTGACCCCTCGGAACTGGTGGGCGCGGCCGTGTTCCTGTCGTCGGAGGCGAGCAATTTCGTGAACGGACAGGTGGTGTACGTGGACGGCGGCCTCCTGGCGGTGCTGTGA
- a CDS encoding gluconokinase, which yields MSGDGGRPTRAVIVMGVSGSGKTTIGAALAARLDWAFVDADDLHPPANTQKMSRGEPLTDADRAPWLAGLHRLIAHHVQDGPPLVLACSALKERYRRTLIGNVVGVQLVFARGSRDLIAARMRARSHFMPPSLLDSQFAALEEPQDAVTVDISSPLDDIVADLVRTISGGSPAEQR from the coding sequence GTGAGCGGGGACGGCGGCAGGCCGACGCGCGCCGTGATCGTCATGGGCGTGTCCGGCAGCGGGAAGACCACCATCGGTGCGGCCCTGGCCGCGCGACTGGACTGGGCCTTCGTCGACGCCGACGACCTCCACCCGCCCGCGAACACGCAGAAGATGTCGCGTGGGGAGCCACTCACCGACGCCGACCGCGCGCCGTGGCTGGCGGGCCTCCACCGGCTGATCGCCCACCACGTGCAGGACGGCCCGCCGCTGGTGCTGGCCTGCTCGGCCCTCAAGGAGCGGTACCGCCGCACATTGATCGGCAACGTGGTGGGGGTACAGCTCGTGTTCGCGCGGGGCAGCCGCGACCTGATCGCGGCCCGGATGCGGGCGCGCTCGCATTTCATGCCGCCCAGCCTGCTCGACTCGCAGTTCGCCGCGCTGGAAGAACCGCAGGACGCCGTGACCGTGGACATCAGCTCCCCGCTGGACGACATCGTGGCGGACCTCGTCCGAACCATCTCCGGCGGCTCCCCGGCTGAACAACGTTGA
- the gnd gene encoding decarboxylating NADP(+)-dependent phosphogluconate dehydrogenase, whose product MTTLPIPADPTALPQADIGVIGLAVMGENLILNMANHGFTVAAFNRTVSKVSHFTEGRARGLSIIGANTLEELVGLLRRPRKVMLMVKAGRPVEEFIEHLRPLLEPGDILIDGGNSHPSDTQRRMQDLAKDGLLYVGTGVSGGEEGALTGPSIMPGGSPAAWPEIRPIFQAIAAKVADGTPCCDWVGEGGAGHFVKTVHNGIEYADMQMIAEAYHLLRDVGGLSAPEAADVFREWNAGELDSYLIEITADILGKTDDVTGQPLVDVILDTAGQKGTGKWTSVGALDAGAPAMTITQAVYARYMSALKTERVAASAVLPGPAARPAPDRATLVEQVRRALYASKIAAYAQGFQLMRMTAQESGWTLDYGSIARMWRGGCIIRAALLGTISDAFAAQAELPNLLLSPPFVAAISEHQQAWREVIALAALHGVPVPAFSSALAYYDSYRAARLPANLLQAQRDYFGAHTYERTDGPRGEFHHTNWTGRGGETASTTYNA is encoded by the coding sequence ATGACCACACTGCCAATCCCCGCCGACCCCACCGCCCTCCCGCAGGCCGATATCGGCGTGATCGGGCTGGCCGTCATGGGCGAAAACCTGATCCTGAACATGGCGAACCACGGCTTCACGGTCGCCGCCTTCAACCGCACGGTCAGTAAGGTAAGTCACTTCACCGAGGGCCGCGCGCGTGGCCTGAGCATCATCGGGGCGAACACCCTGGAGGAACTGGTGGGGCTGCTCCGGCGGCCACGCAAGGTCATGCTGATGGTCAAGGCCGGGCGGCCGGTCGAGGAGTTCATCGAGCACCTCCGTCCCCTGCTGGAACCCGGCGACATCCTCATCGACGGCGGCAACAGCCATCCCAGCGACACGCAGCGGCGCATGCAGGATCTGGCCAAGGATGGCCTGCTGTACGTCGGCACGGGGGTGTCTGGCGGCGAGGAGGGTGCCTTGACCGGCCCGAGCATCATGCCCGGCGGCTCACCGGCCGCGTGGCCGGAGATCCGGCCCATTTTCCAGGCGATCGCTGCGAAGGTCGCCGACGGAACGCCCTGCTGCGACTGGGTGGGCGAGGGCGGCGCAGGGCACTTCGTGAAGACCGTGCACAACGGGATCGAGTACGCCGACATGCAGATGATCGCGGAGGCCTACCACCTGCTGCGCGACGTGGGGGGCCTGAGCGCCCCCGAGGCGGCAGACGTATTCCGCGAGTGGAACGCCGGGGAACTCGATTCCTACCTGATCGAGATCACGGCCGACATCCTTGGCAAGACCGACGACGTGACCGGACAGCCCCTGGTGGACGTGATCCTGGATACCGCCGGACAGAAGGGCACGGGCAAGTGGACGTCGGTGGGTGCGCTCGATGCAGGGGCGCCCGCCATGACCATCACCCAGGCCGTGTACGCCCGCTACATGAGCGCCCTGAAGACCGAGCGCGTGGCGGCCAGCGCCGTGCTGCCCGGCCCCGCCGCGCGGCCCGCCCCGGACCGCGCCACGCTGGTTGAGCAGGTTCGCCGCGCGCTGTACGCCAGCAAGATTGCCGCGTACGCGCAGGGCTTCCAGCTCATGCGCATGACTGCCCAGGAGTCCGGCTGGACGCTCGATTACGGCAGCATCGCGCGGATGTGGCGTGGGGGCTGCATCATCCGCGCCGCGCTGCTCGGCACCATCAGCGACGCCTTCGCGGCGCAGGCGGAGCTGCCGAACCTGCTGCTGTCGCCACCGTTTGTCGCTGCGATCAGTGAGCACCAGCAGGCGTGGCGTGAGGTGATCGCCCTGGCGGCCCTGCACGGCGTGCCGGTGCCGGCTTTCAGCAGCGCCCTCGCTTACTACGACTCGTACCGCGCCGCGCGGCTGCCCGCCAACCTGCTCCAGGCGCAGCGCGATTACTTCGGCGCCCACACCTACGAGCGTACGGACGGCCCGCGTGGCGAATTCCACCACACCAACTGGACCGGGCGGGGCGGCGAGACGGCCAGCACGACGTACAACGCCTGA
- a CDS encoding FAD-dependent oxidoreductase, translating to MITPELLRSLALFASLDDAALQAVALEAADVRLNAGEYLVQEGDSVAFFVLLEGQLDVSKEVGGVLQTLDTYGPGDSFGELPLLLGTSATVNLRAAGAVRVLQLDGPDFLALLAHSEALAATVMANMTRRVRNLQRVTLGAPVVPTLLVGSADDLRCFRLREFLSRNQVAFRWLDPESPVMACDLPPLEAGPLPAVILPGGEVLRQPDVQEVARRVGLQVEPHLPEYDVVIVGGGPAGLAAAVYGASEGLCTLLLDKEAPGGQAGTSSRIENYLGFPTGLSGAELSARALRQARRFGAEVVITREVTALEPGETGHTVVLDGGDRVQAQNVVLAMGVEWRKLPLPDAGRFVGRGLWYGAARTEAPGTRGKDVYLIGGGNSAGQAAMFFSNYAARVSILIRADRIEQGMSQYLVAQLRVRPNVRICEHCEVTALRGDAHLQGLTVHHRDTGEDEQVETDSLFVLIGADARTDWLGRTVLRDERGYVCSGLDLAPQNAWPLERDPFLLETSVPGVFVVGDVRRGSIKRVASGVGEGSMSIALIHQYLALEPGGRNA from the coding sequence GTGATCACGCCGGAACTGCTGCGCTCGCTGGCGCTGTTCGCTTCGCTGGATGACGCCGCGCTGCAGGCGGTGGCGCTCGAAGCGGCAGACGTGCGTCTGAACGCGGGCGAGTACCTGGTGCAGGAGGGGGATTCGGTCGCGTTCTTCGTGCTGCTGGAGGGGCAGTTGGACGTCAGCAAGGAGGTCGGCGGGGTGCTTCAGACGCTGGACACCTACGGCCCCGGCGACTCCTTCGGGGAACTGCCCCTGCTGCTCGGCACGTCCGCGACCGTGAACCTGCGCGCTGCGGGCGCCGTGCGCGTGCTGCAGCTGGACGGCCCCGACTTCCTGGCGCTGCTGGCCCACTCGGAGGCGCTGGCCGCCACGGTCATGGCGAACATGACGCGCCGCGTGCGGAACCTGCAGCGCGTCACGCTCGGCGCCCCGGTGGTGCCCACGCTGCTGGTCGGTTCCGCAGACGACCTGCGGTGTTTCAGGTTGCGGGAGTTCCTGTCGCGCAACCAGGTGGCGTTCCGCTGGCTGGATCCGGAGTCGCCGGTCATGGCCTGCGACCTGCCGCCGCTGGAGGCCGGCCCGCTGCCCGCCGTGATCCTGCCCGGTGGGGAGGTGCTGCGCCAGCCGGACGTGCAGGAGGTGGCGCGCCGGGTGGGACTGCAGGTGGAGCCGCACCTGCCGGAGTACGACGTGGTGATCGTGGGCGGCGGCCCGGCCGGGCTGGCGGCGGCCGTATACGGCGCGTCCGAGGGCCTGTGCACGCTGCTGCTGGACAAGGAGGCGCCCGGAGGGCAGGCGGGCACCAGCAGCCGCATCGAGAACTACCTGGGGTTTCCCACGGGCCTGTCCGGCGCGGAACTCAGCGCCCGCGCGCTGCGGCAGGCGCGGCGCTTCGGCGCGGAGGTCGTCATCACCCGCGAGGTGACGGCCCTGGAGCCGGGCGAGACCGGGCACACGGTCGTCCTCGACGGCGGCGACCGCGTGCAGGCCCAGAATGTCGTGCTGGCGATGGGTGTGGAGTGGCGCAAGCTGCCGCTGCCGGACGCCGGGCGCTTCGTGGGGCGCGGCCTGTGGTACGGCGCGGCCCGCACGGAGGCGCCGGGCACCCGCGGCAAGGACGTGTACTTGATCGGTGGGGGCAATTCGGCCGGGCAGGCGGCCATGTTCTTCTCGAACTACGCCGCGCGGGTCTCCATCCTGATCCGGGCAGACCGCATCGAGCAGGGCATGTCGCAGTACCTGGTCGCCCAGCTGCGCGTCCGGCCGAACGTCCGCATCTGCGAGCACTGCGAGGTGACGGCGCTGCGCGGCGACGCACACCTGCAGGGCCTGACGGTGCACCACCGTGACACGGGCGAGGACGAGCAGGTGGAGACGGACTCGCTGTTCGTGCTGATCGGCGCGGACGCCCGCACGGACTGGCTCGGGCGCACCGTGCTGCGCGATGAGCGCGGGTACGTGTGCTCAGGGCTCGACCTCGCGCCGCAGAATGCCTGGCCCCTGGAGCGGGATCCGTTCCTGCTGGAGACCAGTGTGCCGGGCGTGTTCGTGGTGGGCGACGTGCGGCGCGGCTCGATCAAGCGCGTGGCGTCCGGCGTGGGCGAGGGCAGCATGAGCATCGCCCTGATTCACCAGTACCTGGCCCTGGAGCCGGGCGGGAGGAACGCATGA
- a CDS encoding UBP-type zinc finger domain-containing protein: MTKDSPACTHLNSIRAVTPSAHGCEECLNTGDTWVHLRICLECGHVGCCDSSKNKHASKHFRAARHPLVQSMEPGEDWLWCYEDEVMLEPGSGPLWRGPWRKG, from the coding sequence ATGACCAAGGATTCACCGGCCTGCACGCACCTGAATTCCATCCGAGCGGTTACGCCCAGCGCGCACGGCTGCGAGGAGTGCCTGAACACGGGCGACACCTGGGTTCACCTGCGGATCTGCCTGGAGTGTGGCCACGTGGGCTGCTGCGACTCCTCAAAGAACAAGCACGCTTCGAAGCACTTCCGCGCGGCCCGGCACCCGCTCGTGCAGAGCATGGAGCCCGGCGAGGACTGGCTGTGGTGCTACGAGGACGAGGTGATGCTCGAACCCGGCAGCGGGCCCCTGTGGCGCGGGCCGTGGCGCAAGGGCTGA
- a CDS encoding aldo/keto reductase → MVYDPSPQRYESLPYRRAGRSGLQLPVISLGLWHNFGGVDRHENARAMVRAAFDGGITHFDLANNYGPPPGSAETTFGRLLREDLAPFRDELIISSKAGYTMWPGPYGDWGSRKYLIASCDASLKRLGLDYVDVFYHHRPDPNTPLEETMRALDQIVRSGRALYAAVSNYPAALLREAAGILRELGTPFVLNQPSYSMFNRWLEPDGLVGALRDEGVGGIVFSPLAQGMLSSKYLNGIPADSRAASATGFLKAEQVTPERIEQIRALNAIAQARGQTLAQLALAWVLRHPEITSALIGASRPEQITDAIGALKAGPITDDELARIEAILSPPSA, encoded by the coding sequence ATGGTGTACGATCCCAGCCCCCAGCGTTACGAGTCCCTTCCCTACCGCCGCGCCGGCCGCAGCGGCCTGCAGCTCCCGGTCATCTCGCTGGGCCTGTGGCACAACTTCGGCGGCGTCGACCGCCATGAGAACGCGCGGGCGATGGTGCGCGCGGCCTTCGACGGCGGCATCACGCATTTTGACCTGGCCAACAACTACGGGCCGCCCCCCGGCAGCGCGGAAACCACCTTCGGCCGCCTGCTCAGAGAAGACCTCGCGCCGTTCCGGGATGAGCTGATCATTTCCAGCAAGGCCGGGTACACCATGTGGCCCGGCCCGTACGGCGACTGGGGCAGCCGCAAGTACCTGATCGCCTCGTGCGACGCGAGCCTCAAGCGCCTGGGCCTCGACTACGTGGACGTCTTCTACCACCACCGGCCCGATCCGAACACGCCGCTGGAAGAGACCATGCGGGCGCTCGACCAGATCGTCCGCAGCGGGCGGGCACTGTACGCAGCGGTCAGCAATTACCCGGCGGCGCTCCTGCGCGAGGCCGCGGGCATCCTGCGGGAGCTGGGCACACCCTTCGTGCTGAACCAGCCGAGTTACTCGATGTTCAACCGCTGGCTGGAACCCGACGGCCTGGTGGGCGCGCTGCGCGATGAGGGCGTGGGCGGCATCGTCTTCAGTCCGCTGGCGCAGGGCATGCTGAGCAGCAAGTACCTGAACGGCATTCCCGCCGACTCCCGCGCGGCGAGTGCCACCGGCTTCCTGAAAGCCGAGCAGGTCACGCCTGAGCGCATCGAGCAGATCCGCGCGCTGAACGCCATTGCCCAGGCGCGGGGGCAGACGCTGGCCCAGCTCGCGCTGGCGTGGGTGCTCCGGCACCCGGAGATCACGTCCGCCCTGATCGGCGCGAGCCGCCCCGAGCAGATCACGGACGCCATAGGCGCCCTGAAGGCCGGGCCGATCACCGACGATGAGCTGGCCCGCATCGAGGCGATCCTGAGTCCTCCGTCGGCCTGA
- a CDS encoding LLM class flavin-dependent oxidoreductase, whose amino-acid sequence MQIGIDSFAAVVSDPVTGITLSASQRLKNLIEEIVTADQAGVDSFGVGEHHRQEYLDSAPSVILAAAASRTERIRLTSAVTVLSAADPVRVFQEFATLDLLSGGRAEIIAGRGSFTEAFPLFGLALQDYDSLFAEHLDLLLKIRDDTHVHWSGQHRAALTGQGIYPRPAQDRLPIWLGVGGTPQSFVRAGLLGLPLMVAIIGGDMRQFRPLIDLYREASRRAGHAPETLKVGVHLFGFVAPSTQQALDLFYPGYARMLDTIGRERGWSPPSRAQFDASTGPGGPYLIGDPQTVAQKVLYANDVLGGIDRLTFQMTNVLLPHAAMLDAITLLGANVIPLVQQALAGRTATA is encoded by the coding sequence GTGCAGATCGGCATCGACAGTTTCGCCGCCGTGGTCTCGGATCCCGTGACCGGCATCACCCTGAGCGCCAGCCAGCGCCTCAAGAACCTGATCGAGGAGATCGTCACGGCAGATCAGGCCGGCGTGGACAGTTTCGGCGTCGGGGAACACCACCGCCAGGAGTACTTGGATTCCGCGCCCAGCGTGATCCTGGCCGCCGCCGCGTCCCGCACCGAGCGCATCCGCCTGACGAGCGCGGTGACGGTGCTCAGCGCGGCCGACCCGGTGCGCGTGTTCCAGGAATTCGCCACGCTTGACCTGCTCTCCGGCGGACGGGCCGAGATCATCGCCGGACGCGGCTCGTTCACCGAAGCCTTCCCCCTCTTCGGGCTGGCCCTCCAGGACTACGATTCGCTGTTCGCCGAGCACCTCGACCTGCTGCTGAAGATCCGCGATGACACCCACGTGCACTGGTCCGGCCAGCACCGCGCGGCCCTGACCGGACAGGGCATCTACCCCCGGCCCGCGCAGGATCGGCTTCCCATCTGGCTGGGCGTGGGCGGCACGCCGCAATCCTTCGTGCGCGCCGGACTGCTGGGCCTGCCGCTGATGGTCGCGATCATCGGTGGGGACATGCGGCAGTTCCGTCCGCTGATCGACCTGTACCGCGAGGCCAGCCGCCGCGCCGGGCATGCCCCAGAGACGCTGAAGGTGGGCGTGCATCTGTTCGGCTTCGTCGCGCCCAGCACCCAGCAGGCCCTGGATCTGTTCTACCCCGGCTACGCGCGGATGCTGGACACCATCGGCCGCGAACGTGGCTGGTCACCGCCCAGCCGGGCGCAGTTCGACGCCTCGACCGGCCCCGGCGGCCCGTACCTGATCGGCGATCCGCAGACCGTCGCCCAGAAGGTGCTCTACGCGAACGACGTCCTGGGGGGAATCGACCGCCTGACCTTCCAGATGACGAACGTGCTGCTGCCCCACGCGGCCATGCTCGACGCCATCACGCTGCTGGGCGCAAACGTCATCCCGCTCGTCCAGCAGGCCCTGGCCGGGCGGACGGCCACCGCGTAG
- a CDS encoding NADPH-dependent FMN reductase produces MLKIAIIISSTRATRFADKPAAWLKDIVAQRSDVTYDFLDLRDFPMPFFDEVASNAWAPSTNEVAVRWQQTVAQYDGFIILTAEYNHGPTAVLKNALDYAYPEWNKKPVAFVGYGSVGAARAIEQLRLIAVELQMAPTRTGVHIQGADFMGAWQQGAALEDMAHLQPGVQNMLTELEWWATALKTAREA; encoded by the coding sequence ATGCTCAAAATTGCCATTATCATCAGCAGCACCCGCGCCACCCGCTTCGCCGACAAGCCCGCCGCGTGGCTCAAGGACATCGTCGCGCAGCGCAGCGATGTCACCTACGACTTCCTCGACCTGCGCGACTTCCCCATGCCCTTCTTCGACGAGGTCGCCTCGAACGCGTGGGCACCCAGCACGAACGAGGTCGCGGTTCGCTGGCAACAGACGGTCGCCCAGTACGACGGCTTCATCATCCTGACGGCCGAGTACAACCACGGCCCGACCGCCGTGCTGAAAAACGCCCTGGACTACGCCTACCCTGAATGGAACAAGAAGCCGGTCGCCTTCGTCGGCTACGGCTCCGTCGGCGCTGCCCGCGCCATCGAGCAGTTGCGCCTGATCGCCGTGGAACTCCAGATGGCCCCCACCCGCACCGGCGTGCACATCCAGGGTGCGGATTTCATGGGCGCGTGGCAGCAGGGCGCGGCCCTGGAGGACATGGCGCACCTGCAGCCCGGCGTGCAGAACATGCTGACCGAACTCGAGTGGTGGGCCACGGCCCTCAAAACCGCCCGCGAGGCCTGA